A single genomic interval of Trachemys scripta elegans isolate TJP31775 chromosome 3, CAS_Tse_1.0, whole genome shotgun sequence harbors:
- the ADGRF3 gene encoding adhesion G-protein coupled receptor F3 — MYAAQIQLFLGAVPGPRPLAGSAGNITTLGVSTECGPVQGAGRECRCLPGYEWNGVVCGQYATCGTLLLSPCSCLRWTAESPGYCQPPLPSTTAASLGAREASRKRSETLACTASPTWGSQLIPAGGDLTISFSLGAGATEVTWYLLSPDGSLAREIRNGTQTMLVTNGSVAVLRVSSISADWAGEYICRYVYENSQLQLRQQVSVSLGPEDIVPTPAQVSMNCSSSGGITLRCCIRNRGKAYRVSWVPGSRAPADLVGDTDPLCHSLPLETCPAQDTSYQCVFESEGLGAAQAVVTVSVIQAGDPFCPSNDSQGTWTATKAGQVAEISCPDNRAGTVQRSCSAGGVWGEVITKCTHGELLAGLRSAQLVLAGMGNPRSELARLIEWLGAETQPGRGSVSSASDLLALVITVDTISRIAGDAGLHLSNSTMATFLAVVSQMLDFDPQALWAKAQADVPSVASTFLQSIENITRRPVPTDGNFSFTLPNVELQGAVFGPDSLTDYSKTFHGQPLLQAHISQEVLEQLVQLGANVTVTSMALKMLGGLLPANYGPGLGSSSYVLGSPLLSSSIMSHNGSVSQAEIAMTFGHRNERPQCVFWDHGLFQGEGGWSSQGCQTSGTGTTTKCTCQHLTSFSVLMSIHSITDSFWLDFLSQFGVCASILALILCLGIYYLVWRLVVRNKISYFRYMTLVNIALSLLMANAWFLGSTWMTPSHENELCVAATFFTHFFYLAMFFWMLVQALMLFHHLVFVFHQLARASVTPLLVTIGYLCPLLIAAADIAVYYPKRGYVQATACWLNGHNGAIYAFSVPVLVIVLVNVLILFVVVMKLMRPSLSEGPKGEERKTLISILKALLILTPIFGLTWGLGVITMTSKSSDLSHYVFAALNSFQGVSILVFGCLMDKKVRDALLERIQKELTSVATTAQPHKVRQVQGKAVVQAE; from the exons ATGTACGCTGCCCAGATCCAGCTGTTCCTCGGGGCAGTGCCTGGGCCTAGGCCACTCGCGGGCTCTGCGGGCAACATCACAACCCTGGGCGTCAGCACTG AGTGCGGCCCGGTGCAGGGCGCCGGTCGGGAGTGCCGCTGCCTGCCAGGCTACGAGTGGAACGGCGTTGTCTGCGGCCAGTACGCCACCTGCGggaccctcctcctctccccctgcagctgtcTCCGCTGGACGGCCGAGAGCCCCGGATACTGCCAGCCACCGCTCCCCAGCACCACAG CTGCCTCGCTGGGCGCGCGGGAGGCTTCCCGGAAGCGCTCCGAGACGCTGGCTT GCACTGCGAGCCCAACGTGGGGCTCCCAGCTAATCCCAGCAGGGGGCGACCTCACCATCTCCTTCagcctgggggcgggggccaCCGAGGTGACATGGTACCTGCTCAGCCCCGACGGGAGCTTGGCAAGGGAGATCCGCAATGGGACACAGACGATGCTGGTAACCAACGGCTCAGTGGCCGTCCTGAGAGTCAGCTCCATCTCCGCGGACTGGGCAG GGGAGTACATATGCCGGTACGTCTATGAGaactcccagctgcagctcagaCAGCAGGTCAGCGTCTCACTGGGCCCCGAAGACATCGTCCCGACCCCGGCCCAGGTGTCCATGAACTGCAGCTCCTCCGGCGGGATTACCCTGCGGTGCTGTATCAGGAACAGAGGCAAAGCCTATCGAGTGTCCTGGGTCCCCGGCTCCAGAGCTCCAG CTGACCTGGTGGGTGACACGGACCCACTCTGCCATTCCCTCCCCCTGGAGACCTGCCCCGCCCAGGACACCTCGTACCAGTGCGTGTTTGAGAGCGAGGGGCTGGGCGCGGCCCAGGCGGTGGTGACGGTGTCTGTAATACAAG CTGGGGATCCCTTCTGTCCCAGCAATGACTCACAAGGCACGTGGACGGCTACCAAGGCAGGGCAGGTGGCCGAGATCTCGTGTCCTGACAACAGAGCTGGGACAGTGCAGAGGAGCTGCTCTGCGGGAGGAGTCTGGGGAGAGGTGATAACCAAGTGCACCCacggggagctcctggctggacTGCGCAGTGCTCAG CTGGTCCTGGCAGGGATGGGCAACCCCCGGAGCGAGCTGGCGCGGCTGATTGAGTGGCTGGGGGCGGAGACTCAGCCTGGACGGGGCTCTGTGAGCTCCGCCTCAGACCTGCTGGCTCTGGTGATCACGGTGGACACCATCTCCCGTATTGCCGGGGACGCCGGCCTGCACCTCAGCAACAGCACCATGGCC ACTTTCCTGGCGGTCGTCAGCCAGATGCTTGACTTCGATCCCCAGGCCCTGTGGGCCAAGGCACAAGCTGACGTGCCCTCCGTGGCCTCCACGTTCCTGCAGTCCATAGAGAACATCACCAGGCGGCCGGTCCCCACGGACGGCAACTTCAGCTTCACCCTGCCCAACGTCGAGCTCCAAGGGGCCGTGTTCGGTCCGGATTCGCTGACTGACTACAGCAAAACCTTCCATgggcagcccctgctccaagCCCACATCAGCCAGGAAGTGCTGGAGCAGCTGGTGCAGCTGGGGGCCAACGTCACCGTGACCAGCATGGCGCTGAAGATGCTGGGCGGACTCCTGCCTGCGAACTACggcccagggctgggcagctCCAGCTACGTCCTCGGCAGCCCGCTGTTGTCCAGCAGCATCATGTCCCACAACGGGAGCGTGAGCCAGGCAGAGATCGCCATGACCTTTGGTCACAGGAAC GAGAGGCCCCAGTGCGTGTTCTGGGACCATGGCTTGTTCCAAGGGGAAGGAGGCTGGTCCTCCCAGGGATGCCAAACCTCTGGCACAGGCACCACTACCAAGTGCACCTGCCAGCACCTGACCTCCTTCTCCGTCCTCATGTCCATCCATAGCATCACGGATAGCTTTTGGCTGGACTTCCTGAGCCAGTTCGGGGTCTGCGCTTCCATCCTGGCCCTGATCCTCTGCTTGGGGATCTACTACCTGGTCTGGCGGTTGGTGGTCAGGAATAAGATCTCTTACTTCCGCTACATGACTCTGGTCAACATCGCCCTGTCCCTGCTGATGGCCAACGCGTGGTTCCTGGGCTCCACCTGGATGACCCCGAGCCACGAGAACGAGCTCTGCGTGGCTGCCACGTTCTTCACGCACTTCTTCTACCTGGCCATGTTCTTCTGGATGCTCGTCCAAGCCCTCATGCTTTTCCACCACCTGGTGTTCGTCTTTCACCAGCTGGCCAGAGCCTCCGTCACGCCTCTCCTGGTGACCATCGGGTACCTGTGCCCACTCCTCATTGCTGCCGCTGACATAGCTGTTTACTACCCCAAGCGGGGCTACGTCCAGGCCACGGCCTGTTGGCTCAACGGGCACAATGGGGCGATTTACGCCTTCTCTGTGCCTGTCCTGGTCATTGTCCTGGTCAACGTGCTGATCCTTTTCGTGGTGGTGATGAAGCTGATGAGGCCGTCGTTGTCCGAGGGACCTaagggagaagagaggaagacCCTGATCAGCATTCTCAAAGCCCTGCTCATCCTGACGCCCATCTTCGGCCTGACCTGGGGGCTGGGGGTTATCACCATGACAAGCAAGAGCTCTGACTTGTCCCATTACGTGTTCGCCGCCCTGAACTCATTTCAG GGTGTCTCCATCCTGGTCTTTGGCTGCCTCATGGACAAGAAG GTGCGGGACGCTCTGCTCGAACGCATCCAGAAAGAGCTCACCTCCGTGGCTACCACCGCTCAG CCACACAAGGTGCGGCAGGTTCAAGGCAAGGCAGTCGTCCAGGCTGAATAG